TCTTCATTGAATTTTATTGCTTTACGATTTCTATCCGCTGCTTCCCTCTCCTTAATCAACTGCTGTAATGCTTCAATTGCTTCTTTTTTCTTATCCATATATGTCACCTAACCTTTCTGTTTTTGGTTAACCAGTTAACAATTATGATTATACATCTCTGTTATCTATTCGTCAATTATTGTTTACCAGTTAACAAAAATCGTGACGTTATCTCTCTGCTCTCTTCTCTATCCATTAAAATCAGAAAAAAGCACCTTTTTGTCAGCACTTTTTATTTATTTTCAAGACAGACTATATTTAAAACTAGCGTCCTTTTTCACAGCAATAATGGTTTCTGACATTTAATCGTTTATTGACCTATTACCTAAAAAAATATCACACAAAACATCTCAAGTATTCTCAATCCAAAAATGCACCATCACTATGCTATAATGGCTTATGTAATTTAGAAGAGAAAGGGATTTTTAGTTTGATTGTTTTATTAACGATGCTCGTGATTGGCTTGTTACTTGGTTTTGTCGGGGCAGGCGGTTCCGGTTTTATTATTGCCATGTTGAGTGAAGTTTTTGATGTTCCAATACACACAGCGCTTGGAACATCTCTGGCAGCGATGGTTTTCACCTCATTATCCGGCACCATCAGTCACTTGCGGGAAAGAAATACGATGGTAAAAATTGGGCTGGCAACTGGGCTGTTTGGTGCAGTTGGCGCTTTTTTAGGTTCCAGGCTGGCCAGTTTTATCCCGGAAAGTGAATTAAAATTCTTTACGGCAGGGATGCTTATTCTATCCGCCATACTATTGTGGATTCGTGTAACAGCAGGATTTGGCAGGTTTGCTACACAAGATTTCGCAGAGAAAAACCGTTCCTCAAGAAGCAGGTTTTGGATGACAGCTGCAGGAATCGGTATCGTGACTGGCTTACTATCAGGGGCTTTCGGAATTGGCTCGACGCCGTTTATCCAAATCGGATTCCTTGTTTTCTTCGGTTTATCGCTTCAGCTTTCCGCGGGTACGACGATGCTTGTTATTATACCGATTGCACTGGTTGGCGGTATCGGTTATTATTCCGTCGGTTTTCTCGATTTAACATTATTTATCGAAGTCGTTATCGGAACGATTATCGGTTCTTATATTGGTGCTAAATTTACCACCAGGTTAAACCCGATAAT
The nucleotide sequence above comes from Oceanobacillus timonensis. Encoded proteins:
- a CDS encoding sulfite exporter TauE/SafE family protein — protein: MIVLLTMLVIGLLLGFVGAGGSGFIIAMLSEVFDVPIHTALGTSLAAMVFTSLSGTISHLRERNTMVKIGLATGLFGAVGAFLGSRLASFIPESELKFFTAGMLILSAILLWIRVTAGFGRFATQDFAEKNRSSRSRFWMTAAGIGIVTGLLSGAFGIGSTPFIQIGFLVFFGLSLQLSAGTTMLVIIPIALVGGIGYYSVGFLDLTLFIEVVIGTIIGSYIGAKFTTRLNPIILKIAMVAVPLIGGIILLI